DNA from Methylobacterium currus:
TGGGGCACCTTCGCCCGGATGGAGACCCTGCGCTCGCCCAAGCACCTGACGGGTCCGGATCTCGGCATCCCCTCCCTCACCTTCCGGGCCTGGTGGGAGGCGCAAGCCGGGGAGGAGGGCTGGCGCGACCTGTACAAGATCCCGCGCCTCGACTGGCTGCGCTACCTCCTCTTCGTGCGCGACGTTGTGGGCGTGCCGGTCGAGAACGACACAAGCCTCGTGCGGCTGTGGCCGGCGGAGGGGCTGGTCGGCGCCGCGATCGAGGGCCCCGGCGGATCCGAGACGGTCCATGCCCGCAAGGTGGTGCTGGCCTGCGGCCGCGACGGCTCTGGCGGACGGCGGATGCCGCCCTTCGCGACGGGGGCTGAGGGACGCCTGTTCCACTCCTCCGACCCGATCGATTTTTCGCGCTTTCGCGGCGGCCGGGTCGCGGTGCTCGGCGCCTCGGCCTCGGCGATCGACAATGCCGCCACGGCCCTGGAGGCCGGCGCCGCGCAAGTGACGCTGTTCGTGCGCCGGTCGCACTTTCCGCAGGTCAACAAGTCGAAATGGGCCGCCTTCCCGGGCTTCCTGCGCGGTTACGCCGCCCTCGACGACGCCAGGCGCTGGGCCTTCACGACATACATGATGGGCGAGGGCACGCCGCCGCCCCACGAATCGGTCCTGCGCTGCACCCGCCACCCGAATTTCTCGGTGCGCTTCGACGAGGGCTGGAGCGGGATCGAGGAGCGGCCGGACGGGCTGGTGATCGAGACCGCGAAGGGGCGCCACTCCGTCGACGCCGCCGTGGTGGCGGTCGGCTTCGACATCGACCTGACCCGGCGGCCGGAACTGGAGGCATTTCGCGACGCGGTGCTGACCTGGGGCGACCGGGTCTCGCCGGCGCAGGCCGCAGCGAACCCGGAGGCCGCGCGCTTCCCCTATCTCGGCGACGGCATGCAGATGCTGGAGCGGGTGCCCGGCCAGTTGCCGGAGCTCGGCCTGCTGCACGTCTTCAATTGGGGCGTCACCCTCAGCCACGGCGCGCTCGCCGGCGACATCCCGGGCCTCGGCATCGGGGCGACGCGGCTGGCGCACGCGCTGGTGCGCGACCTCTTCGTCTCGCAGGCCGACGCGCATTTCCCCCGCCTCGTGGCGCACGAGGATGCGGAGCTGGCGCCGACGCCGTTCTTCGTCGAGCGGGAGGCGCGGTGAGCGGCTGTTCGACGGATCGCGTCGATCAGTCCGGCACACGCCGGTCTCGATGTCATCCCGGAGCCCGCCGAAGGCGAGAACCCGGGATGACGAGGAGGGTGTCGGATCCGGGGAGCGGCGACGCAGCCGCATCCGGCCCCGCCCGACGGCTCAGGGCGGCGGAATCCGCCCCGGCGGGGTGCCGCGGATCAGGGCCATGACGGCCTCGTCGCGCTCGGAGATCAGGCGGGCGCCGCGCTGGAAGCTCAGATAGGCCCAGAGCCAGCGCAAGGTGACGACGAGGCGGTTGTGGAAGCCGACCAGCAGGTAGACGTGGGCCACGCCCCAGACCAGCCAGGCGAGGAAGCCCTTGAGCTTGACGCGGTCCCACTGCACCACGCCGGAATTGTGCCCGATGATCGCGAGGTTGCCGCGGCTGCGGAAGCGGAACGGCTTCGGCACTGTCCCGTGCAGGATGCGGTCGCGCAGCGCCCGGCCGAGATAGCGGCCCTGCTGGTCGGCCACCTGGGCAAGGCCCGGCAGGGGCTTGCCGTCCTCGGCCTTGGCCATGGCGAGGTCGCCGAGCGCGTAGACGCCCGGGCGGCCGATGACCGCGAGGTCCGGCCCGACCGGGACGTGGCCCTGGCGCGTCGTCTCGACCCCGAGCCATTCCCCCGCCGGCGAGGCGCGCACGCCCGCGCCCCAGACGATCGTGGCCGCCGGGATCAGCTTGCCCGCCACGGTCACGCCCTCCTCCGACACGTCCTCGACGGCGTGCTCGGTCAGCACCGTGACGCCGAGCCGCTCCAGCGAGCGGCGCGCATAGGCCGAGAGATCCTCCGTGAAGGTGCCGAGCACCCGGGGCGCCGCCTCGATCAGCAGGATCCGGGCCTGCTTCGGGTCGATGCGGCGGAAATCCTGCGACAGGGCATGGTGGGCGAGGCCCGCGATGGCCCCAGCCATCTCGACGCCGGTCGGCCCGCCGCCGATCACCGCGAAGGTCATCAGCCGCTCGCGGGCGGCCGGATCGTCCTCGCGCTCGGCAGCCTCGAAGGCGAGGAGCACCCGGGCCCGGATGCGGCGCGCATCGTCGAGGGTCTTGAGGCCGGGGGCGTAGCGCTCCCATTCCGGATGGCCGAAATAGCTGTGCGTGGCGCCCGTGGCGAGGACCAGCGTGTCGTAGGGGATGCGGGTGCCGTCGCGCAGGCGCACCGCACGCTCCTCGGTGTCGACGCCCTCGACCTCGCCCATCAGCACGCTGACATTGCGGTCCCAGCGCAGGATCGCCCGGATCGGCTCGGCGATCTCGCCCGGCGCGATCACCGCTGTGGCGACCTGATAGAGCAGCGGCTGGAACAGGTGGTGGTTGCGCCGGTCGATCAGCGTGACCGCGATCCCCTCGGCACCGCCGAGGCCCCGGGCCGTGGTGAGGCCGCCGAAGCCGCCGCCGACGATCACAACCCGGTGCGGCCCCGCGGCCGGAGGCGGCGCTCCATGCGGCTCGTCGCGGGGAGTGGGTTCGAGCGTGGTGCGGTGCAGGGTCTCGGACATGCGGCTCTCCCGGGCGGTTCCAGGCTGCCGGACCGGAGGCCCATCCCAGGGGGACTTGCGGGATCGGGCCCTGCCGGATCGGGACTTGCCGGAGCGACAGTCTGACCCAAGGTTACGATACCGGCGCGCGCCGCGGACCCCCCTCTTTGTTCCGGCTGCGTCGTCGGGAGCGGTGGGGATCAACCCAGGCGCGCCGGCACCGTTCCGGCCGGCGCCGCGCAGCCCGCGACCGTCTATTTCACAGTCAAAAACTGTATAAATCGACATACCTCGACGGCAGGCCGGATTTCCGCTACCCGTGCGGCGGACGACGCACCCTTGAGGGAGAGACACACCATGGCCGACGCCACCGCCACCTCGGAGACCGGCCGCCGGATCGGCCACGGCCGGGTCTACGACTCGATCACCGAGACCATCGGCAACACCCCGCTGGTGCGCCTGAACCGCCTCGCCAAGGAGCGCGGGATCGACGCCGAGATCCTCCTGAAGCTCGAGTTCTTCAACCCGATCGCCTCGGTGAAGGACCGCATCGGCGTCAACATGATCGACGCCATGGAGGCCTCGGGCGTGCTGAAGCCCGGCGGCACCCTGGTGGAGCCGACTTCCGGCAATACCGGCATCGCGCTCGCCTTCGTGGCCGCGGCCCGGGGCTACCGGCTGATCCTGGTCATGCCCGAGACGATGTCGCTCGAGCGGCGCAAGATGCTGGCCTATCTCGGGGCCGAACTCGCCCTCACCCCTGGCCCCCAGGGCATGAAGGGCGCGATCGCCAAGGCCGAGGAGCTCCTGAAGGAGATCCCGGGCGCGATCATGCCCCAGCAGTTCAACAACCCGGCCAACCCCGAGATCCACCGGAAGACCACCGCGGAGGAGATCTGGAACGATACGCAAGGGCAGCTCGACGCCTTCGTGGCGGGCGTGGGCACCGGCGGCACCATCACGGGCGTCGGCCAGGTCATCAAGCCGCGCCTGCCGCATCTGCGCGTCATCGCGGTCGAGCCGGAGGATTCCCCGGTCCTGTCCGGCGGCCAGCCCGGCCCGCACAAGATCCAGGGTATCGGCGCCGGCTTCGTGCCGAACGTGCTCGATCGCGGCGTGATCGACGAGGTGGTGACGGTCTCCAACCAGACCGCCTTCGACACCGCCCGCCTGCTCGCCCGGATCGAGGGCATCCCCGGCGGCATCTCGACCGGCGGCAACGTCGCGGCGGCCCTCGAGGTCGCGGCCCGGCCGGAGTTCAAGGGCAAGCGGATCGTGACGGTCGCCTGCTCGTTTGCCGAGCGCTACATCTCGTCGGCCCTGTTCGAGGGCCTGTAAGGGCGGTCCGGGCGGGGCCGCGCGGCCCCGCCTCCACCGGGCGCTCAGGCCACCAATTCGGGCCGGCGCTCCTCCGGGTGCGCCTCTTGATGGCGTTCGTCCTGGCAGGCGCCACGGCGGAACAGGGCGGCGCAGCGCGATTCGCGATGGACGCTCAGGATCGAGGCCCGGTCGATGTCGGGGTTCTCGGCCAGGATGCGACGCACATCCTCCACCAGGCGGCCGTACCGGCCGGCGTCGTAGCCGCTCTCCAGCGGAGAGACCGCGATATAGGCCTCGACCACCAGAACCTTCTCGGCCTTCTCGCGAGAGACTTCGGCGGCGATCCAGGCGGATTTCACGAGGCGGTTCGGATTGACCATCGGCGTACCTCCATTCGTGTCGGGGCCGCTCTGCGGCGGCTTGGTGAATGAGAGACTGCGACACTCTGCGCCCTCTGCCAACTCCGCAGACGCCGCAAAGCTCCGATATGTCGCAGGGACATCATGCGTCCCGCGCATGAGCCGCAGGATCAGAGCGGCAGCACCCCGTCGCTCTTCACCTCCTCCATCACCGCGTAGGTGCGGGTGTTGTTGACCCCCGGCAGCGACAGCAGGCCGTCGCCGAGGAAGCGCCGATAGGCCGGCATGTCGGCGACCCGGGCCTTGACCAGATAGTCGAACCCGCCGCCGACCATGTGGCATTCCAGGACTTCCGGTGCGCGCCGCACAGCTGCCGCGAAGCGCGCGAAGGCGTCGGGCGTGGTCTTGTCGAGCGAGACCTCGACGAAGACGAGCAGGCTCAGGCCGAGGCGCTGCGGATCGAGCCGCGCGCCGAACCCGGTGATCACCCCGTCCTTCTGCAACCGGCGCAGCCGCTCGCCGGTGGCGGTCGGCGACAGCCCGACCCGCTCCGCCAGCTCGACATTCGGGATGCGCCCCTCGCGCTGGAGGATTTTTAGGATCTGCCGATC
Protein-coding regions in this window:
- a CDS encoding Lrp/AsnC ligand binding domain-containing protein codes for the protein MTDGLDRVDRQILKILQREGRIPNVELAERVGLSPTATGERLRRLQKDGVITGFGARLDPQRLGLSLLVFVEVSLDKTTPDAFARFAAAVRRAPEVLECHMVGGGFDYLVKARVADMPAYRRFLGDGLLSLPGVNNTRTYAVMEEVKSDGVLPL
- a CDS encoding NAD(P)-binding domain-containing protein — its product is MDIHQESAAVKGLTALAAEVRHDLARLNHPPNPWTLPVEGPDRRPALDVLVVGAGMCGQTAAFALLREGVSNLRVIDQAPRGAEGPWGTFARMETLRSPKHLTGPDLGIPSLTFRAWWEAQAGEEGWRDLYKIPRLDWLRYLLFVRDVVGVPVENDTSLVRLWPAEGLVGAAIEGPGGSETVHARKVVLACGRDGSGGRRMPPFATGAEGRLFHSSDPIDFSRFRGGRVAVLGASASAIDNAATALEAGAAQVTLFVRRSHFPQVNKSKWAAFPGFLRGYAALDDARRWAFTTYMMGEGTPPPHESVLRCTRHPNFSVRFDEGWSGIEERPDGLVIETAKGRHSVDAAVVAVGFDIDLTRRPELEAFRDAVLTWGDRVSPAQAAANPEAARFPYLGDGMQMLERVPGQLPELGLLHVFNWGVTLSHGALAGDIPGLGIGATRLAHALVRDLFVSQADAHFPRLVAHEDAELAPTPFFVEREAR
- the cysK gene encoding cysteine synthase A — its product is MADATATSETGRRIGHGRVYDSITETIGNTPLVRLNRLAKERGIDAEILLKLEFFNPIASVKDRIGVNMIDAMEASGVLKPGGTLVEPTSGNTGIALAFVAAARGYRLILVMPETMSLERRKMLAYLGAELALTPGPQGMKGAIAKAEELLKEIPGAIMPQQFNNPANPEIHRKTTAEEIWNDTQGQLDAFVAGVGTGGTITGVGQVIKPRLPHLRVIAVEPEDSPVLSGGQPGPHKIQGIGAGFVPNVLDRGVIDEVVTVSNQTAFDTARLLARIEGIPGGISTGGNVAAALEVAARPEFKGKRIVTVACSFAERYISSALFEGL
- a CDS encoding NAD(P)/FAD-dependent oxidoreductase, giving the protein MSETLHRTTLEPTPRDEPHGAPPPAAGPHRVVIVGGGFGGLTTARGLGGAEGIAVTLIDRRNHHLFQPLLYQVATAVIAPGEIAEPIRAILRWDRNVSVLMGEVEGVDTEERAVRLRDGTRIPYDTLVLATGATHSYFGHPEWERYAPGLKTLDDARRIRARVLLAFEAAEREDDPAARERLMTFAVIGGGPTGVEMAGAIAGLAHHALSQDFRRIDPKQARILLIEAAPRVLGTFTEDLSAYARRSLERLGVTVLTEHAVEDVSEEGVTVAGKLIPAATIVWGAGVRASPAGEWLGVETTRQGHVPVGPDLAVIGRPGVYALGDLAMAKAEDGKPLPGLAQVADQQGRYLGRALRDRILHGTVPKPFRFRSRGNLAIIGHNSGVVQWDRVKLKGFLAWLVWGVAHVYLLVGFHNRLVVTLRWLWAYLSFQRGARLISERDEAVMALIRGTPPGRIPPP